In one window of Dokdonia sp. PRO95 DNA:
- a CDS encoding RNA polymerase sigma factor RpoD/SigA, giving the protein MRQLKITKQVTNRETKSLNNYLQDVSKIDLITAEEEVELAQRIQKGDERALDALTRANLRFVISVAKQYQNQGLSLSDLINEGNVGLVKAAKRFDETRGFKFISYAVWWIRQSILQAIAEHARTVRLPLNKIGEISKINKAMVYLQQVHERKPTSGEIAKYLDISEEKVKISLKNVSRSLSMDAPFAEGENDNNLYDVLSSSESPRPDRELMQESLSIEINRALDTLTEKEAEVVRLNYGLGNQPAMTLQEIGDIFDLSRERVRQIREKAIKRLRHTSKSKILMKYLG; this is encoded by the coding sequence AGAGACGAAATCCCTGAATAACTACCTTCAGGATGTGAGCAAGATTGATTTAATTACTGCCGAAGAAGAGGTTGAGTTAGCACAACGTATTCAAAAAGGAGATGAAAGAGCACTAGACGCTCTTACAAGAGCAAATCTTCGTTTTGTAATATCTGTAGCAAAACAATATCAAAATCAAGGTTTATCCCTTTCTGATTTAATTAATGAAGGAAACGTAGGTCTAGTAAAAGCAGCAAAACGCTTTGATGAAACTAGAGGTTTTAAATTTATATCATATGCAGTATGGTGGATTAGACAATCTATCTTACAAGCTATTGCAGAGCATGCCCGTACAGTACGTCTACCTCTCAATAAAATAGGTGAGATAAGCAAGATTAACAAGGCAATGGTTTACTTACAACAAGTACACGAACGTAAGCCTACCTCTGGAGAAATAGCAAAGTATCTTGATATTTCTGAAGAAAAAGTAAAGATCTCACTTAAAAACGTAAGTCGTAGTTTAAGTATGGATGCTCCTTTTGCCGAAGGTGAAAATGACAACAACTTATATGACGTTTTAAGTTCTAGCGAGTCACCTCGTCCAGATAGAGAGCTTATGCAGGAGTCTTTGAGCATCGAGATTAACAGAGCACTTGATACACTTACAGAGAAAGAAGCAGAGGTTGTACGTTTAAACTACGGTTTAGGTAATCAACCGGCTATGACACTTCAAGAAATAGGAGATATTTTCGATTTAAGTCGTGAGCGTGTACGCCAGATTAGAGAAAAAGCTATCAAAAGATTGCGTCATACTTCTAAAAGTAAAATCTTAATGAAGTATTTAGGATAA
- a CDS encoding RNA polymerase sigma factor encodes MLLDKYQKPLYWHIRGIVKNHEDADDVLQNVFIKVYKGIKNFKEDSKLYTWLYRIATNESLTFIKKRARHLQISNEELQTRMVESLESDVYFNGDDIQLALEKAIAQLPEKQQLVFQMKYHQDMKYEDMSEILGTSVGALKSSYHIATKKVTAILQAD; translated from the coding sequence ATGTTACTTGATAAATATCAAAAGCCATTGTATTGGCACATACGAGGTATTGTAAAAAATCATGAAGATGCAGATGATGTGCTGCAAAACGTCTTTATTAAAGTATATAAGGGTATTAAAAACTTCAAAGAAGATAGTAAGCTCTATACCTGGTTATATAGAATAGCAACCAATGAATCGCTAACGTTTATTAAGAAACGTGCTCGACATTTACAAATTTCAAATGAAGAGCTTCAAACGCGTATGGTAGAAAGTCTAGAGAGTGATGTCTATTTTAATGGTGACGATATACAGCTAGCATTAGAAAAGGCAATAGCCCAATTACCAGAGAAACAGCAGCTCGTATTCCAGATGAAGTACCATCAAGATATGAAATATGAAGATATGAGTGAGATACTTGGTACTTCTGTAGGAGCTCTTAAAAGCTCTTACCATATTGCCACAAAAAAAGTAACCGCCATATTGCAAGCAGATTAA
- a CDS encoding oxidoreductase: MRILYTFFLLFLIVTSCKDVNNNNQTAVIEGANVFTKVDIEFLHQDSTSIRAIEVANDAVMYAGSNGHYGIYEMNLDQTKSTDAAMASQFKVTNKGRIDFLGKNPAFRSIASTSKAFFILSIENPALLYRYDRTTNQVSLVYTEQEEGVFYDAMTFWNEEEGIAIGDSVNGCLSVIITRDGGTSWGKLDCGSLPNQLEKEGAFAASNTNIKTIRDETWIITGGGTSRMYYSANKGFSWSIYNLPVAQGKDTQGAYTMDFYDNKTGIIYGGDYTTPEDNVDNIATTSDGGKSWVITASGENNGYKSCVQYVPNSNGKEIIAAGFTGISYSSDSGASWKQLSDAPFLTVRFANDSTAYAGGKNALARLNFKR, translated from the coding sequence ATGCGAATTTTATATACTTTTTTTCTTTTATTTCTAATTGTAACATCTTGTAAGGATGTAAATAATAATAATCAAACTGCTGTAATTGAGGGTGCTAACGTTTTCACGAAAGTGGATATCGAATTTTTACATCAGGATAGTACGAGCATACGAGCAATAGAAGTTGCTAATGATGCCGTCATGTATGCGGGTAGTAATGGTCACTACGGTATTTATGAGATGAATCTGGATCAAACCAAATCTACCGATGCAGCGATGGCCTCTCAATTTAAAGTTACAAATAAAGGGAGAATAGATTTCTTAGGTAAAAACCCTGCTTTTAGGAGTATTGCTAGTACAAGCAAAGCATTTTTTATATTATCTATAGAAAATCCAGCACTTCTATACCGCTATGATAGAACTACTAACCAAGTATCCCTTGTTTATACTGAACAAGAAGAGGGAGTTTTTTATGATGCTATGACCTTTTGGAATGAGGAGGAAGGAATCGCAATAGGGGATTCTGTAAACGGTTGTTTATCCGTTATCATTACTAGAGATGGTGGCACTAGCTGGGGTAAACTGGATTGTGGGTCCCTGCCTAATCAATTAGAAAAAGAAGGAGCTTTTGCCGCAAGTAATACTAATATTAAAACGATAAGAGATGAAACGTGGATAATTACAGGTGGTGGTACTTCTAGAATGTATTACTCTGCAAACAAAGGATTTTCATGGAGCATATATAACCTTCCTGTAGCACAAGGAAAAGATACTCAAGGTGCTTATACCATGGATTTTTATGACAATAAAACAGGTATTATATATGGAGGTGATTATACTACACCTGAGGACAACGTAGATAATATTGCAACTACTAGCGACGGTGGTAAATCCTGGGTGATAACAGCATCTGGTGAAAATAACGGTTATAAAAGTTGCGTGCAGTATGTTCCGAATTCAAATGGGAAAGAAATTATTGCAGCTGGATTTACAGGTATTTCTTACTCAAGCGACTCAGGTGCTTCATGGAAGCAACTATCTGATGCGCCATTTTTAACGGTAAGATTTGCAAATGATTCTACAGCTTATGCGGGAGGTAAAAATGCATTAGCCAGGCTTAATTTTAAAAGATAA
- a CDS encoding class I SAM-dependent methyltransferase, whose product MKLHRNLVFAAVDALGMIFNDGEQADKVLRKVLKFDKRWGSRDRGFIAETVYDIVRWQRLYSEIAEVKAPYSRPNLFRLFAVWATLRGIEVPDWKQMEPIPTRRIKGRFDELSKIRKFKESIPDWMDEMGEKALGKKWAAELAALNTQAQVVLRANTLKTTPKDLRNTLADQDIDTRLLDGYPDAVELVERKNVFTTEAFKSGFFEVQDASSQKVARMLDVKPGMRVVDTCAGAGGKTLHLAALMENKGQIIAMDIYEGKLKELKRRSKRAGAHNIETREITSTKVFKKLYNTADRVLIDAPCTGLGTIKRNPDLKWKLQPEFIDKVVQRQAELLDSYSKIVKDGGKMLYATCSILPRENQEQVQAFLATEQGQKFQLDKEETVSPAKNGYDGFYMALLSRKQ is encoded by the coding sequence ATGAAATTACACAGAAATTTAGTCTTTGCAGCTGTTGATGCATTAGGAATGATATTTAATGATGGAGAACAAGCTGATAAGGTATTAAGAAAGGTTCTTAAGTTTGATAAAAGATGGGGTTCTCGTGACCGAGGTTTTATTGCGGAGACTGTTTACGACATTGTGCGCTGGCAACGCTTATACTCAGAGATTGCAGAAGTAAAAGCACCGTACAGCAGACCTAATTTATTTAGATTATTTGCAGTTTGGGCTACATTAAGAGGTATTGAAGTTCCAGACTGGAAACAAATGGAACCTATACCTACTCGTAGAATTAAAGGACGTTTTGACGAACTTTCAAAAATTAGAAAATTCAAGGAATCTATTCCAGATTGGATGGATGAGATGGGTGAGAAAGCTCTTGGTAAAAAGTGGGCTGCAGAGCTTGCTGCTTTAAATACACAGGCACAAGTAGTATTACGAGCAAATACATTAAAAACCACTCCAAAGGACTTAAGAAACACCCTTGCAGATCAAGATATAGACACTCGATTATTAGATGGCTATCCTGATGCTGTGGAGCTTGTAGAACGTAAAAATGTATTTACTACAGAAGCTTTTAAAAGTGGTTTCTTTGAAGTGCAAGACGCTTCATCACAAAAAGTAGCACGCATGCTTGATGTAAAACCAGGAATGCGCGTTGTAGATACCTGTGCAGGTGCTGGAGGAAAAACATTACATCTTGCAGCCCTAATGGAAAATAAAGGGCAGATTATCGCTATGGATATCTACGAAGGTAAACTTAAGGAACTTAAAAGAAGATCTAAGCGAGCTGGAGCTCACAACATAGAGACAAGAGAAATTACATCAACTAAGGTATTTAAAAAATTATATAACACCGCAGACCGCGTATTAATTGATGCTCCATGTACTGGGCTAGGAACTATTAAGCGTAATCCAGATTTGAAATGGAAATTACAGCCAGAGTTTATAGATAAGGTGGTGCAAAGGCAAGCAGAATTACTAGATAGCTATAGTAAAATTGTTAAAGACGGCGGTAAAATGCTATATGCTACTTGTTCTATTTTGCCTAGAGAAAACCAAGAACAAGTACAAGCATTTCTAGCTACAGAACAAGGCCAGAAGTTTCAACTAGATAAGGAAGAAACTGTAAGCCCGGCAAAAAATGGTTACGACGGATTTTATATGGCTTTGCTTTCGCGAAAGCAATAA
- a CDS encoding GEVED domain-containing protein, whose product MKRKLLFLLLFTFSIYLTAQELLPPSEITKGKFVGKTAPLRDQPVIIANRFKGVSEITIVPNNLRGNRKVNDQALPLGADPIAQFTSGQFRMLETEANFGGGNSSQSNFTPPDPSGAVGPDHYVQGINSVINIFDKQGTQLLGPVSLGDFLGNGQNEGDPIVMYDQLADRFFVSQFQTSNIASLNNILVIGVSETPDPTGAYFLYQFQLDAFPDYPHYAVWPDAYYLTANKNQGNTTYALDRAAMLAGEENVTLVGFNLPGIVRNPNTVFSPEPANLTGFSFPEDTPGYIVYLQDDGWGGAITEDHLKVWELDVDFDEPGKSTVSMPLEIPVAPFDSVFGEFGEGDLAQPGTSRKIDMIGGVISYAANYRSFEDHNSWLISFNVDVDGNDRSGIRWTELRNSDTEPWSVFQQGTYAPDDGQSRFMGSGAMDAQGNIGLAFNIGSINDFIGINYTGRFDGDAAGEMTLGEEVIIQGSGIQTFSNRFGDYSHLTMDPNDFSFWHTAEYFSATNFWDTQIASFRLSDGFTNDVGVIAIDSPVDGILTTTETVQVTVRNFGTDAQVDIPISLSIDGVVVANEVIAGPIAANSNMEYEFTATVDLSTQGESYNIVTETSLATDQAPVNNDAMKTVAHLFENDLGVLSITAPESAGGLSEETVVIRIKNFGANEQSGFEVQYTVDGGTPIVETFTGSIATGAIEEFSFAVQADITVFTTYQLEARTNSLGDQDPANDVATTEVTNSCMPRATEPNGAGCQADGIKQFILNTINVDDGGDGCNTEPSNGPQGYADRTDLETTLSNVAGQNEYVLQARHNYDAGAGIEVLSVWIDFNDNFIFEESEQLIQGVPFPGANTLDSFDLVIPLDAPIGSHILRAKAIDGAEPGDINNPCSDFRFGEVQDYTVIIDDTLSIDDFLQGTTDLVVTSLEDNQFDVQLPTDYDGKVYVGVSNLLGQQLTYKSIARGNDGFRVLLNLANLSAGVYIVTVNDQTGRFTKTKKIIVQ is encoded by the coding sequence ATGAAGAGAAAACTACTTTTCCTGTTACTATTCACTTTTTCAATATATCTCACTGCACAGGAGCTATTACCACCTTCAGAGATTACTAAGGGAAAATTTGTAGGTAAAACTGCTCCGCTTAGAGATCAGCCTGTAATTATTGCAAATAGATTTAAGGGAGTCTCAGAGATTACAATTGTTCCTAATAACTTACGAGGAAATCGAAAAGTAAATGACCAGGCACTACCACTAGGTGCAGATCCAATTGCGCAATTTACCTCTGGACAGTTTAGAATGCTTGAAACAGAAGCAAATTTTGGGGGTGGAAATTCGAGTCAATCTAATTTTACTCCGCCAGATCCTTCTGGAGCAGTAGGGCCTGATCACTATGTACAAGGTATAAATAGCGTTATAAATATTTTTGATAAGCAAGGAACTCAGCTCTTAGGCCCAGTATCATTAGGTGATTTTCTAGGTAATGGACAAAATGAAGGTGATCCCATTGTTATGTATGATCAACTAGCAGATCGTTTTTTTGTAAGTCAGTTTCAAACATCTAACATTGCTAGTTTAAATAATATTCTAGTAATAGGAGTATCTGAGACTCCAGATCCTACAGGAGCTTATTTCTTATATCAATTTCAATTAGATGCTTTTCCAGATTATCCACATTATGCGGTCTGGCCAGATGCGTACTATTTAACTGCAAACAAAAACCAAGGAAACACGACCTACGCATTAGATAGAGCAGCGATGCTCGCTGGAGAGGAAAATGTTACTCTAGTAGGTTTTAATCTTCCAGGTATAGTGCGTAACCCGAATACTGTTTTTAGTCCAGAACCAGCAAACCTAACTGGGTTTTCATTTCCAGAAGATACACCAGGTTATATTGTGTATTTACAAGACGATGGCTGGGGCGGTGCTATTACAGAAGATCACTTGAAGGTATGGGAGTTAGATGTGGATTTTGATGAACCTGGAAAGTCAACCGTATCAATGCCATTAGAAATACCAGTTGCTCCTTTTGATTCTGTGTTTGGAGAATTTGGAGAGGGCGATCTTGCGCAGCCAGGAACTTCTAGAAAAATAGATATGATAGGAGGTGTTATTTCATATGCCGCAAACTATAGGAGTTTTGAAGATCATAACTCGTGGCTTATCTCCTTTAATGTTGATGTAGATGGAAATGATAGATCAGGAATACGCTGGACAGAATTACGTAACAGCGATACTGAGCCTTGGAGTGTCTTCCAGCAAGGTACTTATGCCCCAGATGATGGTCAAAGTCGTTTTATGGGAAGTGGTGCAATGGATGCTCAAGGAAATATAGGACTTGCATTTAATATAGGAAGCATTAATGATTTTATCGGTATAAATTATACAGGGCGTTTTGATGGTGATGCCGCTGGAGAGATGACACTAGGAGAAGAAGTTATTATCCAGGGTTCTGGTATACAGACTTTTTCTAATCGGTTTGGTGATTACTCACATTTAACAATGGATCCAAATGATTTTTCCTTTTGGCATACTGCCGAATATTTCTCTGCAACTAATTTCTGGGATACGCAGATAGCTTCCTTTAGATTATCAGATGGATTTACTAATGATGTAGGGGTAATTGCTATTGACTCTCCGGTAGATGGTATTCTCACAACTACGGAAACTGTACAAGTAACAGTTAGAAACTTTGGGACAGATGCCCAGGTAGATATCCCTATCTCATTATCAATAGATGGGGTAGTGGTAGCAAATGAGGTTATCGCTGGGCCAATAGCTGCCAATTCTAATATGGAATACGAGTTTACAGCAACCGTAGATTTATCTACTCAAGGAGAATCATACAATATTGTTACAGAAACAAGTCTAGCAACTGATCAAGCACCTGTAAATAATGACGCTATGAAAACAGTAGCTCATTTATTTGAGAATGACTTAGGTGTTTTAAGTATTACGGCTCCAGAGTCAGCTGGAGGGCTGTCTGAAGAAACAGTAGTTATTCGTATTAAAAATTTTGGAGCAAACGAGCAGTCAGGATTTGAAGTACAGTATACTGTAGACGGAGGAACTCCTATAGTAGAAACATTTACGGGTTCCATTGCTACTGGAGCAATAGAAGAATTCTCATTTGCAGTTCAAGCAGATATTACAGTATTTACCACCTATCAGTTAGAAGCAAGAACAAATAGTTTGGGAGATCAAGACCCAGCAAATGACGTAGCAACAACAGAAGTAACTAACTCTTGTATGCCTCGTGCCACCGAACCTAATGGTGCTGGTTGTCAAGCAGACGGGATTAAGCAATTTATATTAAACACCATTAATGTAGATGATGGCGGTGATGGATGTAATACAGAACCTTCAAACGGTCCTCAAGGTTATGCAGATCGTACGGACTTAGAAACAACTTTAAGTAATGTAGCTGGTCAAAATGAATATGTGCTTCAAGCTCGCCATAACTATGATGCAGGAGCAGGTATCGAAGTACTCTCGGTATGGATTGATTTTAATGATAACTTCATTTTTGAAGAGTCTGAGCAATTAATTCAAGGAGTTCCTTTTCCAGGAGCAAATACTTTGGATAGTTTTGATCTGGTAATTCCATTAGATGCACCTATAGGCAGCCATATTTTACGTGCCAAAGCTATTGATGGTGCAGAGCCAGGTGATATTAATAATCCGTGTTCTGATTTCCGTTTTGGTGAAGTGCAGGATTATACAGTTATTATAGATGATACATTAAGCATCGATGATTTTTTACAAGGAACTACAGACTTAGTTGTCACATCCTTAGAAGACAATCAATTTGATGTGCAATTGCCAACAGATTACGATGGTAAGGTATATGTGGGTGTTTCAAATCTGTTAGGGCAACAGTTAACGTATAAGTCGATAGCTAGAGGTAATGATGGCTTTAGAGTGTTATTGAATTTAGCTAATCTTTCGGCAGGAGTTTATATAGTCACAGTAAATGATCAAACAGGCCGCTTTACTAAAACTAAGAAGATTATAGTGCAGTAG
- the purL gene encoding phosphoribosylformylglycinamidine synthase — MIHFFGNPQGTVYAVQSTQAFTQDDTAKLVWLFGNSQKIEASHIDAFFIGPRAAMITPWSTNAVEITQNMGISNIIRIEEFHAFAKADSSTQQVQTNPFPSIEDATGVITESTPDYDPMISQEYAALNQDIFTVNVTPESILSIEDIAAYNEQEGLSLSDEEVAYLNGVAAKIGRPLTDSEVFGFSQVNSEHCRHKIFNGTFVIDGEEMPSSLFKLIKETSKAHPNTIVSAYKDNVAFIEGPRVTQFAPNTADKPDFYSEKDFDSVISIKAETHNFPTTVEPFNGAATGSGGEIRDRLAGGKGSLPLAGTAVYMTPYSRLEKERPWEHGMDARKWLYQNPIDLLIKASNGASDFGNKFGQPLIVGSVLTFEHHEDGQRLGYDKVIMQAGGIGYGKREQALKDTPQDGDKIVILGGENYRIGMGGAAVSSADTGAFDSGIELNAVQRSNPEMQKRAANAVRGMVESDVNPIVSIHDHGAGGHLNCLSELVEDTGGLIDLDKLPVGDPTLSAKEIIGNESQERMGLVIGEKDIDMLQRIADRERSPMYEVGDVTNDHRFTFKSKTTGLSPMDLHLDDMFGSSPKTIMTDKTVARDYKNPEYQLEHFHDYLEQVLQLEAVACKDWLTNKVDRCVGGRVAKQQCVGPLQIPLNNVGVMALDFKSTEGIATSIGHSPVSGLINPVAGSKNSIAEALTNIVWAPLKDGLQSVSLSANWMWPCKNEGEDARLYKAVEAISAMAINLGINVPTGKDSLSMKQKYPDGDVIAPGTVVISAAGNCNDINKVVEPVLQKDGGAIYYINMSGDTHKLGGSSFAQVCHAIGNEAPSVVSDTAFAKAFNTIQQLIKDNKIQAGHDIASGGLITTLLELCFADVNLGANLDLTALGEQDLIKLLFSENAGLVFQADPSVENVLADNGVPFFQIGTVTSTAELTIKNSGVELGLNIASLRDTWFKTSYLLDNKQTANGLAKDRFDNYKVQPLQYTFPAHFTGKKPALDTSKARPKAAILREKGSNSEREMANAMYLAGFDVKDVHMTDLISGRETLEDIQFLGAVGGFSNSDVLGSAKGWAGAIKYNEKANKAIKNFFAREDTLSVGICNGAQLFLELDLINPDHEKLAKLKHNNSRKHESNFTSVKIEENNSVMLSTLAGTTLGVWISHGEGRFDLPMGASAYDIVATYGYEGYPANPNGSDFNTAMICDTTGRHLATMPHIERSTFPWNWAHYPAGSNDEVSPWVEAFVNARIWVEKNS, encoded by the coding sequence ATGATCCACTTCTTTGGAAACCCTCAAGGCACTGTTTACGCAGTACAAAGTACACAAGCATTTACACAGGACGATACCGCTAAGCTCGTATGGCTTTTTGGCAACTCTCAAAAAATTGAAGCGTCTCATATTGACGCTTTTTTTATTGGACCTAGAGCAGCCATGATTACCCCATGGAGTACAAATGCTGTAGAGATTACCCAAAACATGGGAATCTCAAATATTATAAGGATAGAAGAGTTTCACGCTTTCGCGAAAGCGGACTCCTCAACACAGCAAGTCCAAACTAACCCTTTCCCATCTATAGAAGATGCTACAGGCGTAATTACAGAAAGCACTCCTGATTATGATCCTATGATCTCTCAAGAGTACGCTGCATTAAATCAAGATATTTTTACGGTTAACGTTACTCCAGAATCTATTTTATCTATAGAGGATATTGCGGCATATAATGAGCAAGAAGGGTTATCGTTAAGTGATGAAGAGGTTGCTTACCTAAATGGTGTAGCTGCCAAAATAGGAAGACCACTTACAGATTCTGAAGTATTTGGTTTTAGCCAAGTAAACTCGGAGCACTGCCGTCACAAAATCTTTAATGGAACCTTTGTGATTGATGGTGAAGAGATGCCTTCTTCATTATTCAAATTGATTAAAGAAACATCAAAAGCACATCCTAATACGATTGTATCTGCATATAAAGATAATGTTGCCTTTATAGAAGGACCACGTGTAACTCAATTTGCTCCTAATACAGCAGATAAACCTGATTTCTATTCCGAAAAAGACTTTGACTCTGTTATTTCTATAAAAGCAGAAACTCACAACTTCCCAACTACCGTAGAGCCTTTTAACGGAGCTGCTACAGGTTCTGGTGGGGAAATACGCGATAGACTTGCTGGTGGTAAAGGATCACTTCCACTTGCTGGAACTGCAGTGTATATGACTCCTTATTCTAGACTTGAAAAAGAACGTCCTTGGGAACATGGAATGGACGCACGTAAATGGCTTTATCAAAACCCGATAGACCTACTTATTAAAGCTTCAAATGGAGCTTCAGACTTTGGAAACAAGTTTGGACAGCCTTTAATTGTTGGGTCTGTACTTACTTTTGAGCATCACGAAGACGGTCAGCGTCTAGGGTACGACAAAGTAATTATGCAAGCTGGGGGTATTGGTTACGGTAAACGTGAGCAAGCACTTAAAGACACTCCACAAGATGGTGACAAAATTGTAATCTTAGGTGGTGAGAATTATAGAATAGGTATGGGTGGCGCTGCAGTGTCAAGTGCAGATACGGGAGCTTTTGACTCTGGAATCGAGCTTAACGCGGTACAACGTTCTAATCCAGAGATGCAAAAACGTGCTGCAAATGCAGTACGTGGTATGGTTGAGAGTGATGTAAACCCAATCGTATCTATACACGATCACGGTGCGGGAGGACATCTTAACTGTCTTTCTGAACTTGTAGAAGATACTGGTGGTCTTATCGATCTTGACAAGTTACCTGTAGGAGACCCTACCCTATCTGCAAAGGAAATTATAGGAAACGAGTCGCAAGAACGTATGGGACTTGTTATAGGAGAGAAAGACATAGATATGCTACAACGCATTGCAGATCGTGAGCGCTCACCTATGTATGAAGTAGGCGACGTTACAAATGATCATCGTTTTACATTTAAAAGTAAAACAACAGGCTTAAGCCCTATGGACTTGCACCTAGATGATATGTTTGGGAGCTCTCCAAAAACAATAATGACTGACAAGACGGTCGCTCGTGATTATAAAAATCCAGAATATCAACTTGAGCATTTCCACGATTATCTAGAACAGGTATTGCAACTAGAAGCTGTGGCTTGTAAAGACTGGCTTACTAACAAAGTAGATCGCTGTGTAGGTGGTCGCGTTGCAAAACAACAATGTGTCGGCCCATTACAAATACCACTTAACAATGTGGGTGTGATGGCACTTGATTTTAAAAGTACAGAAGGTATTGCTACTTCTATAGGACACTCACCAGTTTCTGGTCTTATTAATCCCGTAGCAGGAAGTAAAAACAGTATTGCAGAGGCACTTACAAACATAGTATGGGCTCCTCTTAAAGATGGTTTACAGTCTGTAAGCCTTTCGGCAAACTGGATGTGGCCTTGTAAAAATGAAGGAGAAGATGCTCGTTTGTATAAGGCTGTAGAAGCAATATCTGCAATGGCAATCAACCTTGGGATAAATGTTCCGACAGGTAAGGATAGTCTCTCAATGAAACAAAAATATCCAGATGGTGATGTAATTGCCCCTGGTACTGTGGTTATTTCGGCAGCTGGAAATTGTAATGACATTAATAAGGTAGTAGAACCTGTACTTCAAAAAGATGGAGGTGCTATTTATTATATTAACATGTCTGGAGATACACATAAACTAGGAGGGTCTAGTTTTGCACAAGTATGTCATGCTATTGGTAATGAAGCGCCAAGTGTTGTGAGTGATACCGCTTTCGCGAAAGCGTTTAACACCATACAACAGCTCATAAAAGACAATAAAATCCAAGCTGGCCATGATATCGCTAGTGGCGGACTTATCACTACCCTACTTGAACTTTGTTTTGCAGATGTAAACTTAGGTGCAAACCTAGACCTGACTGCACTTGGAGAACAAGATCTTATCAAATTACTTTTTTCTGAAAATGCAGGATTAGTTTTCCAAGCAGACCCATCTGTTGAAAATGTACTTGCTGATAACGGCGTTCCTTTCTTTCAAATAGGAACGGTAACAAGCACTGCAGAGCTTACAATCAAAAATAGTGGTGTAGAATTGGGACTTAACATTGCATCGCTACGTGACACTTGGTTTAAGACTTCTTATTTGCTAGATAATAAGCAAACAGCAAATGGTCTTGCAAAAGACCGTTTTGACAATTATAAAGTACAACCATTACAATATACATTCCCTGCACACTTTACAGGAAAGAAACCAGCATTAGACACTAGTAAAGCTAGACCTAAAGCAGCAATCTTACGTGAAAAAGGAAGTAACTCTGAGCGCGAGATGGCAAATGCGATGTACCTCGCAGGTTTTGATGTAAAAGATGTGCACATGACAGATTTAATATCTGGACGTGAAACACTAGAAGATATTCAGTTTCTTGGAGCTGTAGGAGGATTTTCTAACAGCGATGTATTAGGTTCTGCCAAAGGATGGGCTGGTGCCATAAAGTATAATGAGAAAGCAAATAAGGCGATTAAAAACTTCTTTGCACGTGAAGACACACTCTCTGTGGGGATCTGTAATGGTGCTCAATTGTTCTTAGAACTTGATCTTATAAATCCAGACCACGAGAAGTTGGCTAAACTTAAACATAACAACAGCCGCAAGCACGAGAGTAATTTTACTTCTGTAAAGATAGAAGAAAATAACAGTGTGATGCTTTCTACGCTTGCTGGAACTACGCTAGGCGTATGGATATCGCATGGTGAAGGTAGATTTGATTTACCTATGGGAGCAAGTGCTTATGATATCGTAGCGACTTATGGGTATGAAGGATATCCTGCAAACCCTAACGGATCTGACTTTAATACAGCGATGATTTGTGATACTACAGGTCGTCACCTTGCAACGATGCCACATATTGAGCGTTCTACATTCCCATGGAACTGGGCGCACTACCCTGCTGGAAGCAATGACGAAGTGAGTCCATGGGTTGAAGCTTTTGTTAACGCAAGAATTTGGGTTGAGAAAAACTCATAA